The sequence GAGACCTAAATTTAATAGTCTGCTAAGGCGAGTGAGTAAGATTTTAAAATTTGCAAAATCTAAAATTTATAAAAGCAATCTATTTCTTCCCCTTAAACAAAGAAGCAAAATACTCATCGATATTAACGCCATCTTTTTTCATATCTTTAAGCCTTAGTTTTACGTCGGCGTCTTGCCAAAGAAGTGGTGGTAGCGCAAACATCACCTTATCAAGGCTAAAACCTCTCACATCTTCGCGCCAACCATCCCAGCGGTAAAGCTCGTAAAATTTAGATATATCCCCACTTAGCGCCCAGTATAAAAACTGCGAGTAGCCAAGCTGCGTATCTTCCCATTTGGCGCTATCTGGTGCGTAGTAAAAGACGTTGCCAGCTTTGCCACCAAAGGCGCCACCATTTACCGCGAAAAACCCGCCCAAAACATCATCCGCCACGAGCAAATAGCTAGGCATCTGCCCTACTTCGATAAAGCTTTTGCCAAGATTGAAACTGTAAATTCCGCGCTTCATCTGCTCGCATCCTGAGCCAAGCAGGCGCAGCCAACCGCCATCTATCACTATTCCGCCGCACCCATAAACAAGCGCTCCCATCGGCGATCGAGTGGTGACTTGAAGCCCTAAAAGCTCCTTTTGCGCCCTGCTCTCGTCGCGAGGCAAAATTTCATAATCATTTTTGGCCTCTTTTAGCCACTCTTCGATCAGCGCCCAGCCTGGCTCATTTGTATCTATAAGCTCGTCTAAAGCTCTCATTTTATATCCTTGCGATAAATTTGGTGAAATTTAAAAGAAGAATTTGGCGAGTCGCCCCGCCAAATTTATATCGGTAGATTATTTTGCGTCCCAAGCTAGAATCGTGTTGCCCTCGGCGTCGGTAGCCACGTCGCCCATGCCCATGATGTTGTAGCCGCAATCTACGTAATGAACCTCGCCTGTTACGCCGCTAGCTAGGTCGCTAAGCAGGTACATAGCGCTGTTGCCGACGTCTTCTGTGGTGACGTTACGTTTTAGCGGGCTATTTACTTCGTTGTAGCGTAAAATCATCCTAAAGTCGCCTATTCCGCTTGCGGCAAGCGTTTTAATTGGGCCTGCGCTGATCGCATTTACGCGGATATTTTTAGCGCCAAGGTCGTGTGCTAGGTAGCGAACTGAGCTTTCAAGCGCTGCTTTTGCAACGCCCATGACGTTGTAGTGTGGCACAAATTTTGGTCCGCCAAGGTATGTAAGAGTTAGCACCGAGCCGCCCTCTTTTAGCACCGGTAGGACCGCACGAGTAAGGCTTAGTAGCGAATAAACACTAGTGCCCATCGCTATGTCAAATGCCTCTTTTGTCGTATTTACAAACTCGCCCTCAAGCGCCTCTTTTGGTGCGTAAGCCACAGCATGCACGACAAAATCGATCTCGCCAAGGTCTTTTTTGATTTGATTTGCAAGCCCGTCTAGGTGAGCTTGGTTATTTACGTCAAGCTCGTAGACAAATTTGCTACCAAACTCCTCAGCGATCGGCTCTACGCGCTTTTTAAGAGCGTCATTTAGGTAAGTAAACGCCATCTGCGCACCTTGATCGTGACAAGCTTTTGCGATGCCATAAGCTATTGACTTGGCGTTGGCAACGCCTACGATCAGACCTTTTTTACCTTTTAGTATCATCATTTCTCCTTTTATTTTGTTTGACTTTTAAGCGATATTTAAATTTTAAACCAAATTTAATAGCGGCAGTATCGTGAGATGAATTTTAATGTTGTGTAGAAATTTTAGGTCAAGACTAGGCAAATAGCCTGTCGCAGACTTAAAATTTCGAACTCATTAAAAAGCGCTCACGAGACAACGCGTATCAAATTTAGAAAATTATTCGCATCCCAGCTGGCTGTGCCTACTAAAACCCCATCGCAGCTTTTGATACCTGCGATATCAGCGATATTTGCTGCATTGACGCTTCCGCCGTAAAGTAGCGGCACATTTGCCTTTGTCTTTAAAAAACTTAGCACCTCATCTATCTGCTCTATGCTAGCGCTTTTGCCAGTTCCTATCGCCCAGATCGGCTCGTAGGCGATAACTAAATTTTTATAGCCCAGGTCGATATTTTCAAGCTGGCGGCTTAGAAATTCTTTGGTCGCTCCGCTCTCATTTGTGCTTAAATTTTCGCCGATGCAGTAGATCACGTTCCAGCCATTTTTTGCGGCAAAGTCAAATTTTGCTCGCAAAAACTCCTCGCTCTCTTTTAAAATTTCACGCCTTTCAGAGTGACCGATCAGCACGTCTTTTATGCCAAATTCATCAAGCATAGCCTTGCCGATCTCGCCAGTAAATGCCCCACTCTCGCACGGGTAGAAATTCTGCGCCCCAAGCCTAAAAATATGCCTTTTTTCATCAAAAGCACTAGCTGGAGCAAATACGCTCACATCGTCGTTTGCGCTTAAATTTGCGTCTAAAATTTTCGCGTACTCTCTAAAGCTCTCTCTTGTGTGGTTGCACTTTAAATTCGCTAGAAATTTCAAGACCTACTCCTCTTTTCTAAGCGGCTTTATGCCAGGCAGCTCTTTGCCTTCAATGAGCTCCAAGCTCGCACCGCCGCCAGTTGAGATAAATGTCATCTCATCAGCATCGCCTGCGCGCTCGACCACGTCAGCCGTATCGCCACCTCCAACGACGGTTGTCGCGTGAGTGTCGATGATAGCGTGGCTCATTTTGATACTACCCTTGCTAAATTTATCCATCTCAAAAACGCCCATAGGTCCGTTCCACCAGATGGTTTGCGCATCGGCGATGACCTCTTTAAATAGCCTAATCGACGCTGGTCCGATGTCAAGCCCCATCCAGCCATTTGGGATCTCTTGGGCAGGGACATATTTTACGGCACTTTCAGCTGAAAATGTCTGAGCAGCGACGACATCTACTGGTAGGTAAATTTTCACTCCTAGCTCTTTGCCTTTTTGTAAAATTTGCCTTGCATCTTCGATGAGCTCTTCTTCAAGGAGCGAATTTCCGATGTTTTCGCCAAGTGATTTTAAAAATGTAAATGCCATGCCGCCACCGATTATCAGCTTATCTACGCGTGGTAAAAGGTTATGCAAGGCTTGAAGCTTGCCACTTACCTTTGAGCCGCCCACGACTGCGACAAATGGACGAGATGGATGTTTTATCAAATTTTGAGCGAAATTTATCTCTTTTTGTAGTAAAAATCCCGCTGCCTTGTGCTTTTCATCGTAAAATTTAGTGATCGCTTCGACAGATGCGTGAGCCCTGTGGCAAACGCCAAATGCGTCGTTTATGTAAAATTCGCCAAATCCTGAAAGCTCTTTTGCCAAAGCCTCGTCATTTTTGGTCTCGCCCTTTTCAAAGCGTAAATTTTCTATCATTAAAATTTCGCCTGGCTTTAGAGCCGCAGCCTTTGTTTTAGCGTCATTTCCGATCACATCTTCAGCAAATATCACCTCTCTATCAAGCAGTCTTGATAGCCTTTTTGCTACGCCTTGAAGTGAAAATTTCTCTTCATAGCCGTTTTTTGGACGCCCCAAGTGACTGGCCAAAACCACGCTGCAGCCATTATCTAGGCAGTAGCGGATAGTTGGTATCGCTGAGCGGATCCTGCGGTCATCAGTGATGTTTAAAAACTCGTCCATAGGCACGTTAAAATCGCACCTTATAAAGACTTTTGCACCATTAAGCTCAAGGTCGTTGATCGATAAAATATCACTCATTTTTTACCCTTTAAATTTACTTTGTAGCCACGATCTTAGCAAGATCAACAAGCCTTGTTGAGTAGCCCCACTCGTTGTCGTACCACGCAAAGACCTTCACCATATCATCAGCGATAACCTGTGTAGTGTCGCTCGCTACGATGCTGCTAAAGGTGCTTGTACAAAAGTCACTGCTAACTCTGTAGTCGTCATCAACAAATAAAATTCCCTTTAAATTTGACTCCGCAGCCGCTCTAAATGCCTCGTTTATCTCATCTTTACTAGCTGGTCTTTTTAAAACCGCCGTTAGATCGACCATTGAGACATTTGCCACTGGCACGCGCACTGCTTGACCGTGCAGCTTGCCGCTTAGCTCTGGAAGCACTTTTGCGATCGCTTTTGCAGCTCCGGTGGTCGTAGGTCCGATATTTAGCGCTGCTGCGCGCGAGCGACGGAAGTCTTTAGCTTTTACATCAACTAGGCTCTGACCATTTGTATATGCGTGGATCGTAGTCATTAGCCCTTTTACGATGCCAAATTTATCGTTTAGCACCTTTGCTACTGGAGCTAGGCCGTTTGTGGTGCAACTTGCGTTTGAGACGATCGCTTCGCCTGCGTATTTATCGTCATTTACGCCAACTACAAATGTGGCAGTGTCGTCTTTTGCCGGAGCACTCATGACGACTTTTTTTACACCACGAGCAAGATATGGCTCACATTTTTCGGTGGTTAAAAACTTGCCAGTGCACTCTAAAACCACGTCTACGCCGTAGTCTGCGTAGCTAAGCTCGTTTAGATCTCTTGTAGAAAAAACTCTTATCTTTTTGCCATTTACTTCTATAAAATCGTCGCTTATCACCTTAACGTCTTGCTTAAATTCGCCATGAACGCTGTCGTATTTGAGCAAATACCTCGTCATATCCCTTGTTGCGGTGTCGTTAATAGCGACAAGCTCAACATCATCACGCTCTAAAATAATACGAGCAGCACACCTACCGATACGCCCAAAGCCGTTTATTGCTACTTTAACTGACATCTTAGCTCCTTTTGATATAATTACGCCTAATTCTACAAAAAAGAATTTTAAAACAAATATAAACAAGGCACTTTAATAGATGAAGTTAGCACTTTTTGGCGGGAGCTTTGATCCGGTTCATTTAGGACACGATAGCATTGTGAAAATGGCACTAAGCGGCCTTGATATCGACAAGCTCATCATCATGCCAACTTTTATAAGTCCCTTCAAGAGCGAATTTTCAGCTCCGCCAGAGCTTCGCCTAAAGTGGATAAGAGAAATTTGGGGCGGACTAGAGAAGGTCGAGATCTCAGACTATGAGATAAATTTAGCTCGCCCAGTGCCTACCATAGAGACGGTTAAGTATTTGTATAAGAAATTCAAGATAGAGAAATTTTATCTCATAATAGGCGCGGACCACCTAGCTACGCTTGATAAGTGGCATGGCTACGAGGAGCTAAAAAATTTAGTGCAGTTTGTGATCGCTAAGCGCAATCACATAGAAATTCCGCAAAATTTACAAAAAATGGACGTGCACGTGGATGTTAGCTCGTCGCAGATCAGGCATCAAAAGGGGCTTGATGAGCTGCCTAGCGAGATAAAAGATGAGATTATAAATTTTTACCAAGGATTAAAGATGCAAGAGAGATCGATGCAAGAGCGCACCGAAAGTATAGTTAAGGTTTTAGACGCAAAAAAGGCTGAAGAGATACAAGTGTTTGATATGAGTGGGGATGATTATTTCGTAAAGGCCGTAGTTATCGCTACTACGCTTGGCGAGAGGCACGCTTACTCGCTGGCTGAGGATCTAAAAGAGGAGCTTAAGCCTCTTGGGGAGAAATTTATAGGTACGGAGAGCTCGCCTGATTGGATAGTGATGGACCTTGGCGACATTTTGATACATCTTTTAAGCCCAGCTTACAGGGCAAAATACAACATCGAAGAGTTTTTGCAAAAGCTAAAAACTAGCAAAGAGTCTTAACAAAAACAAGCGATGAGCAAATAAGCCATAAAAATATAAAAAATGCTAGCAAAAATGGCTTTTTGCCCGTCGCTTTAAAAATGCTTCTATCTATCCCAAATCCTAAAGCACACATCGCAACGCAAAGGCAAATGCTAGCGGCTAGCTTTAAAACTTGCACCAAATTTTCAGGGAAAAATGGCAAAGATCTAACGCATATCGCCACTAGGAAAAATAGCGCAAACCAAGGTATGCTCTTTAGCTTTGAGCCGTCACTATTTTGGCTTAAATTTAAGAAATTTAGCAAAAACAAAAATGGTACTAGCATGATGACACGAAGCATTTTTATGATGACAGCAGTGCTGCTTGCTGTGCTATCAAATGCCGCTGAGGCTGCCACTACGTGGGCTACCTCGTGAAGTGAGCCACCGATAAAAAAGCCAGTTTGGTGTGGCGTGAGAGCTAGAAATTTAGCGATAAATGGATAGATAAACATGCCAATCGTCCCAAAGAGCACCACTGTGCAAATGGCGATAGCAAGCTTGTTTGCGTCTGCTTTTATCTCATTTTGAGTAGCCATGACAGCAGCTGCGCCACATATACTTGCCCCTGAGCCAATGAGCACGGCACTATCCTTGCTAAGTCCCAAGGCTTTGGCTACAAAAAGCGCAAAGCAAAAGGTTGCAAAGACCATAAAAGCTGCATATATCACGCCTAGGGTGCCGACACTTGCGATCTCGCTAAGGCTTATGTTAAAGCCAAAAAGTATGATGCCTAGCCTTAAAATTTGCTTCCCAGCGATCGCCACGACGCCACTACTTTTTAAAATTTGAGTCTGTTTGGTGAAAAGATTTGCAAAAATGGCGCCTAGAATGATAGAGATGATGAGTGGGCTGGTGTGAAATTTAGCCAAAACCGTGTTTGAGAGCGCAAAAGAAATAGCGCAAATCAGCGCTAGAACAAGCACAGTAAGAAATTTATGAGACATATTTTAACCTTAACTCTTTTTTTTAAAAATGCAATTAGCACGTTTAGGTATAATTAGACGAATTTTATAATGCAAATTTAAAATAAAGATAAAGGGATAGGCCTATGATCATCCTTGGCGAAAAATATACTTTCACCAAACTCGAGCTAGAGAAGCTTAGGAAGAAATTTGGCCAGGTAAATTTTTTATCCCCAGAAACTAGCGACGCAAAAACTCTTCGAAGCGCGCTAGAAAATCTCATAAAATCAGGCAATCAGAGGCTAATAGTGCTAAATACCCAAAATCCCGTTGATAGCAAACTGGTGAGATTTCTCACGCTTTTGCAGTTTAAGACGAAGTATAAAAAGATCAAATTTCTAAACGTGGAGAGCTTTTTAGAAATTTACTTGCAAAAGTGCTACATCCCAGAAAATGGCGAAAATTTAAACTTTTTAAACGATATCAAGCCTTACAATGCCCTTGAATACGCCTTAAAACGCGTGATCGACTATGTAAGCTGCTCACTGCTTCTTGTGATGCTTTTTGTGCTTAAATTTTACGTAAAGAAAAAGATAGACGAGCAGTCCCCTGGTAGCCTTTACTTCTTGCAAAACAGGGTTGGGCTAGATACTAAAATATTTAAGTGCTATAAATTTAGAACGATGCATGAAAACTCAGAACACAACCCATACACGCAAAAAAACGACACAAGAGTATTTAAATTTGGCGAATTTATGCGCAAGACTAGAATGGATGAAATACCTCAATGCATCAATGTATTTCGCGGCGATATGCACCTAATTGGACCACGTACAGAATGGGATATATTAGTTCATGACTACGAAAAAAAGATCCCTTACTACAATGAACGCCACATCGTCCGCCCAGGCATCACTGGCTGGGCGCAGGTAAATTACCCTTACGGCGCAAACACACACGACGCCAAACAAAAGCTAATGTATGATCTTTACTACATAAAGCACTGGTCACTTTGGCTGGAGATAAAGATCATAGCAAAAACTATTGCGATTATATTTGAAAAAAGGGGCATTTAGTCAAACCCGCATATCCCTTTTTGACTAAATTTGTTTGGCAGCTACAAAGTCTACATCCTATCTTTAGCTGTGATTCCCATTATATTAAATGCTGTTTTTATCGAGACAGCAACGACTGCAAACACCTTTAACAAACTATCTTCATTTTCGTTGCCAACCACGCGGTTTTCATTATAAAATTTATGAAAGCTAGCAGCCAGCGACTTTAGATAGTCTGGTATTTTTTGAAGCTGCCTTGAGACAAAAGCATCCTCTAAAATTTCAGGCAAGATTAGCGCTTCAAAAAGTAAATTTTTGGCATTTTCATCTAGACACTCAAAGCCAGCATTTATCACGTCACTAACGCTTTTTCCAGCCTTTGCAAAAATTTGATTTATCCTAGCATGAGCGTAATTTATATAAAAAATAGGGTTTGAGCTATCCTCTTTTTTAAGCTCATCCACATCAAATTCCAAACTACTCGTATTTGCTTTACTTATAAAGATAAATCTAAGCGCCTCAGCACCGATCTCGCTTGCGATATCACTCATCAGCACAGCATTGCCAGCGCGCTTGCTCATTTTGTATGGCCTGCCTTCTTTTAGCAGACTAACCATCTGCATAAGTATCACTTCAAGCCTGTTTTCATCATAACCAAGGAAATTTATCGCAGCCTTTAGCCTTGCTATATATCCGTGGTGATCCGCGCCCCAAATGTTTATATAGTGGTCAAAATTTTTCTCAAATTTAGCGTTATGATAGATGATGTCACCAGCTAAATATGTTGGTCTGCCGTCATTTCTAACCACAACCCTATCGTTATCGTCGCCAAGTGCGGTAGAAGCGATATAAGTAGCGCCCTCTTTTTCATACATTTGATTTGAACGTTTTAGCTTTTCTATAGTTGGCTCCAGGCGGTCGTAAAGTGCTTTTTCGCTGGCCCAGCTCTCTATAAATATCCCAACATCAGCCAAGTCTTTTTTGATGATCTCAAGCACGATATCCTTGCCAAACTCGGCAAGTTCAAGGTTTCTGCTCTCGTCATAAAAAATTTCCTTGCCAAATTTCTCATTTGCAAGCTTAGCGATATCTAAAATATAATCCCCGCGGTAGTATTTCTCTGGATAGACGACGCTTTCGTTAAAAAGCTGCTCTTTAGCCGCAAGTGATATCGATGTACCAAGCAGATCTATTTGATTGCCAGCATCGTTTATGTAGTATTCTGTTGAGATAGCATAGCCAAGTCTTTTGCCAAGTCTTGCCAAAGTATCGCCATAAACTGCGCCTCTAACGTGTCCGATGTGAAGCGGCCCAGTTGGATTTGCGCTGATGTATTCTATTAAATAGCTATCTTTTTTTGCATCTTCTTTTGCAAAATTTTCACTATCTAGTAAAATTTGCTTTGAAATTTCCTCTAAAAATTCGCTCTTAAGCTTAAAATTTAAGTAGCCATTTACCGCGCTAGCTTCAACTATCTTACTGTCACTAAATTTATCAGCAAACTCGCTAGCTATCATAGCTGGAGACTTTCTTAGCTCTTTTGCGAGGCTAAAAAGCGGCGTCGCATAGTGAGCTAAATTTTTATCCTTTGGCTTTTCAAGCACAAATTCTCGCTCTAAAACCTTTGAAATTTCAGCTTTTACTTTATCTTTCAACTCTAAAACCTACGCGTTTTTAGTTGTTTCTTCTATCTTTTGACTAGCTGCACTCTCTTCTTTATGCTCGACTTTCTCGCTCTTTTCAGGTGTTGTGTCTTCCATCTCGGCTTTAAAAGTCTTTATGCCCTTACCTAGTCCTTTTGCAAGCTCTGGGATCTTCTTTGCTCCAAAAAGTAATACAATGATCGCCAAAACGATCAACCAGTGGCCAATACTAAAAGAACCCATCTTTTCTCCTTATCAAATTTTCTCAAAATATTATCATAAATTCCTGAATTTCTAACAATCTATCCACTCGTCGATGACGTTTCTTAAATTTATCTTAGCACTTTTTAACCTCATCGCTCGAAGGATTGATTTTAGCCCTTTATAGCTCTTTTCTATATCATCATTTACTAAAAAATAATCATACTCTAAAATATGCTCCATCTCTCCAACTGCGTTCATTAAGCGATTTTCTATCGTTTCGTCACTATCTGTTCCGCGGTTTTTCAAGCGCCTTTTTAGCTCTTTTTTATTCGCAGTTGTGATAAAAACTGAAGTGATGTAGCTTTTAAATTTCTCAAGTGCGATGTGAAAGCCCTGCACATCGATGTCAAATATCACTATCTTTCCAGCTTCAAGCGCTGCTAAAACTGGCTTTAGGCTCGTGCCATAGTAGTTTTTATGCACCTGCGCCCACTCTAAAAACTCGCCTTTTTCTATGCCGCTTTTAAATTCATCTTCTTTTATAAAATAATAATCCACCCCATCAACTTCGCCTTCTCTTTTGGCTCTTGTTGTGCTTGAGATAGAAAAATATAGGTCTTTCTCCTCCTTTAAAAGACGGCCCAAAAGCGTGCTTTTACCGCTTCCACTAGGTCCTGAAACTACTAAAATTTGTCCTTGCAACTACTTTTCCTCGAAACTTATATTTATCTTGATGTTCATATCTTTTAGCACATCTCTTAGTGAGCTCTCATTTAGTGACTCGTGGACGTGTTTTGTTATCTTTTTAGTTAGCTCTTCTTTATAGTCTTCTTTTGTCTCATTTTTTGAGCTTGTTTTAGGCATATCTTTTAGTCCAAATGCCGCTAACATCGTGTTTTCATCTATATCATCTATCGATGCCGCGTCAAAATTTAACTCACTTGATGCCGCGTCTTTGCTCTCTTCTTGTGCGTTTTCTTCTTGAGCATTTTCTTCTTCAAAAGTTTCATCCACAAGGCCTAGATCTTCTTTAGCTTCTGGCTCACTCACATCTTCTAGCTCTTCTGCTGGCATCTTGCTAGAAGCGTTTTCGCTATCACTAGGCTCTAAATTTTCTAGTTCCTCACTTGAAATTTCATCCAAAGCCTCTTCTTCTATATCTTCTTCTACTTTTTCATCATCTACTTGAATTTGCTCTTCCTCAGCCTCAGATATCTCATCTAAATTTTCCTCATCTTTAGGCTCATCTTCTAAATTTGCCTCATTTTCAAGGCTATCTTCATCATCAAATTTAGCTAGATCGTCTATATTTAGATCTTCTTGCTCTAAATTTTGAACATCTAGCTCAGCGTCATCTAAATTTTTATTTTCTTCGTCAGTCTCTCCACTATTTAGCTCTTCATCAAGCGAATCAATCTCACTAAGCTCAAATTTACTCTGATCTATCTCGTCAAGCTCGCTACCCGCGTTCTCTTCATCAACCAAGCCTGCAACGTCATTTTGGCTAATAATATCATCTAAATTTTTATTCAGCTCTTCATCTGCTTCAGACTCTTCTGGCATATTTTCTATCTCATCGACAAGCGCACTAAGCTCTGCTAGATCGCCATCTTTGCTCTCTTCGCTCTCATTTGCATCACTTATCGCTTCGCTAGTCTCTTCATCCACGCTCTCATCAACAAGGTCTTCGCTAGCAAGCTCTTGTAGGTCCTCAAGCTCTTCTAAAGACTCCACATCGCTAGCTTCATTTTCCTCTTGCAAGTCGCTCTCGTTAATCTCCTCACTTGGGCTATCTATGCCACTTTCTAAAAGCTCTTTGTCAAGGTCTGCGAAATTTTCTAAATTTGTATCGATATCAGGCAGCTTAAACCCTGACATCTCGTCAAAATTTATAGCC is a genomic window of Campylobacter concisus containing:
- a CDS encoding YeiH family protein produces the protein MSHKFLTVLVLALICAISFALSNTVLAKFHTSPLIISIILGAIFANLFTKQTQILKSSGVVAIAGKQILRLGIILFGFNISLSEIASVGTLGVIYAAFMVFATFCFALFVAKALGLSKDSAVLIGSGASICGAAAVMATQNEIKADANKLAIAICTVVLFGTIGMFIYPFIAKFLALTPHQTGFFIGGSLHEVAHVVAASAAFDSTASSTAVIIKMLRVIMLVPFLFLLNFLNLSQNSDGSKLKSIPWFALFFLVAICVRSLPFFPENLVQVLKLAASICLCVAMCALGFGIDRSIFKATGKKPFLLAFFIFLWLICSSLVFVKTLC
- the gap gene encoding type I glyceraldehyde-3-phosphate dehydrogenase, with the translated sequence MSVKVAINGFGRIGRCAARIILERDDVELVAINDTATRDMTRYLLKYDSVHGEFKQDVKVISDDFIEVNGKKIRVFSTRDLNELSYADYGVDVVLECTGKFLTTEKCEPYLARGVKKVVMSAPAKDDTATFVVGVNDDKYAGEAIVSNASCTTNGLAPVAKVLNDKFGIVKGLMTTIHAYTNGQSLVDVKAKDFRRSRAAALNIGPTTTGAAKAIAKVLPELSGKLHGQAVRVPVANVSMVDLTAVLKRPASKDEINEAFRAAAESNLKGILFVDDDYRVSSDFCTSTFSSIVASDTTQVIADDMVKVFAWYDNEWGYSTRLVDLAKIVATK
- the argS gene encoding arginine--tRNA ligase, with the protein product MKDKVKAEISKVLEREFVLEKPKDKNLAHYATPLFSLAKELRKSPAMIASEFADKFSDSKIVEASAVNGYLNFKLKSEFLEEISKQILLDSENFAKEDAKKDSYLIEYISANPTGPLHIGHVRGAVYGDTLARLGKRLGYAISTEYYINDAGNQIDLLGTSISLAAKEQLFNESVVYPEKYYRGDYILDIAKLANEKFGKEIFYDESRNLELAEFGKDIVLEIIKKDLADVGIFIESWASEKALYDRLEPTIEKLKRSNQMYEKEGATYIASTALGDDNDRVVVRNDGRPTYLAGDIIYHNAKFEKNFDHYINIWGADHHGYIARLKAAINFLGYDENRLEVILMQMVSLLKEGRPYKMSKRAGNAVLMSDIASEIGAEALRFIFISKANTSSLEFDVDELKKEDSSNPIFYINYAHARINQIFAKAGKSVSDVINAGFECLDENAKNLLFEALILPEILEDAFVSRQLQKIPDYLKSLAASFHKFYNENRVVGNENEDSLLKVFAVVAVSIKTAFNIMGITAKDRM
- a CDS encoding DUF2625 family protein; this encodes MRALDELIDTNEPGWALIEEWLKEAKNDYEILPRDESRAQKELLGLQVTTRSPMGALVYGCGGIVIDGGWLRLLGSGCEQMKRGIYSFNLGKSFIEVGQMPSYLLVADDVLGGFFAVNGGAFGGKAGNVFYYAPDSAKWEDTQLGYSQFLYWALSGDISKFYELYRWDGWREDVRGFSLDKVMFALPPLLWQDADVKLRLKDMKKDGVNIDEYFASLFKGKK
- the gmk gene encoding guanylate kinase — encoded protein: MQGQILVVSGPSGSGKSTLLGRLLKEEKDLYFSISSTTRAKREGEVDGVDYYFIKEDEFKSGIEKGEFLEWAQVHKNYYGTSLKPVLAALEAGKIVIFDIDVQGFHIALEKFKSYITSVFITTANKKELKRRLKNRGTDSDETIENRLMNAVGEMEHILEYDYFLVNDDIEKSYKGLKSILRAMRLKSAKINLRNVIDEWIDC
- the fabI gene encoding enoyl-ACP reductase FabI; this translates as MILKGKKGLIVGVANAKSIAYGIAKACHDQGAQMAFTYLNDALKKRVEPIAEEFGSKFVYELDVNNQAHLDGLANQIKKDLGEIDFVVHAVAYAPKEALEGEFVNTTKEAFDIAMGTSVYSLLSLTRAVLPVLKEGGSVLTLTYLGGPKFVPHYNVMGVAKAALESSVRYLAHDLGAKNIRVNAISAGPIKTLAASGIGDFRMILRYNEVNSPLKRNVTTEDVGNSAMYLLSDLASGVTGEVHYVDCGYNIMGMGDVATDAEGNTILAWDAK
- a CDS encoding phosphoglycerate kinase, which produces MSDILSINDLELNGAKVFIRCDFNVPMDEFLNITDDRRIRSAIPTIRYCLDNGCSVVLASHLGRPKNGYEEKFSLQGVAKRLSRLLDREVIFAEDVIGNDAKTKAAALKPGEILMIENLRFEKGETKNDEALAKELSGFGEFYINDAFGVCHRAHASVEAITKFYDEKHKAAGFLLQKEINFAQNLIKHPSRPFVAVVGGSKVSGKLQALHNLLPRVDKLIIGGGMAFTFLKSLGENIGNSLLEEELIEDARQILQKGKELGVKIYLPVDVVAAQTFSAESAVKYVPAQEIPNGWMGLDIGPASIRLFKEVIADAQTIWWNGPMGVFEMDKFSKGSIKMSHAIIDTHATTVVGGGDTADVVERAGDADEMTFISTGGGASLELIEGKELPGIKPLRKEE
- the tatA gene encoding twin-arginine translocase TatA/TatE family subunit encodes the protein MGSFSIGHWLIVLAIIVLLFGAKKIPELAKGLGKGIKTFKAEMEDTTPEKSEKVEHKEESAASQKIEETTKNA
- the nadD gene encoding nicotinate (nicotinamide) nucleotide adenylyltransferase, which translates into the protein MKLALFGGSFDPVHLGHDSIVKMALSGLDIDKLIIMPTFISPFKSEFSAPPELRLKWIREIWGGLEKVEISDYEINLARPVPTIETVKYLYKKFKIEKFYLIIGADHLATLDKWHGYEELKNLVQFVIAKRNHIEIPQNLQKMDVHVDVSSSQIRHQKGLDELPSEIKDEIINFYQGLKMQERSMQERTESIVKVLDAKKAEEIQVFDMSGDDYFVKAVVIATTLGERHAYSLAEDLKEELKPLGEKFIGTESSPDWIVMDLGDILIHLLSPAYRAKYNIEEFLQKLKTSKES
- a CDS encoding Highly acidic protein; the protein is MKVALINKNPAVSRLITLSLNKIGTEYSEFEDLNGFDDAQFDFIIIDSDVDSSELATDKKVMYLASRGESKPEFATLMLEKPFLPTEFISVFEQNIPKDEPVAEQNASEQGESDFGDFSDEAINFDEMSGFKLPDIDTNLENFADLDKELLESGIDSPSEEINESDLQEENEASDVESLEELEDLQELASEDLVDESVDEETSEAISDANESEESKDGDLAELSALVDEIENMPEESEADEELNKNLDDIISQNDVAGLVDEENAGSELDEIDQSKFELSEIDSLDEELNSGETDEENKNLDDAELDVQNLEQEDLNIDDLAKFDDEDSLENEANLEDEPKDEENLDEISEAEEEQIQVDDEKVEEDIEEEALDEISSEELENLEPSDSENASSKMPAEELEDVSEPEAKEDLGLVDETFEEENAQEENAQEESKDAASSELNFDAASIDDIDENTMLAAFGLKDMPKTSSKNETKEDYKEELTKKITKHVHESLNESSLRDVLKDMNIKINISFEEK
- a CDS encoding sugar transferase codes for the protein MIILGEKYTFTKLELEKLRKKFGQVNFLSPETSDAKTLRSALENLIKSGNQRLIVLNTQNPVDSKLVRFLTLLQFKTKYKKIKFLNVESFLEIYLQKCYIPENGENLNFLNDIKPYNALEYALKRVIDYVSCSLLLVMLFVLKFYVKKKIDEQSPGSLYFLQNRVGLDTKIFKCYKFRTMHENSEHNPYTQKNDTRVFKFGEFMRKTRMDEIPQCINVFRGDMHLIGPRTEWDILVHDYEKKIPYYNERHIVRPGITGWAQVNYPYGANTHDAKQKLMYDLYYIKHWSLWLEIKIIAKTIAIIFEKRGI
- a CDS encoding triose-phosphate isomerase, with the translated sequence MKFLANLKCNHTRESFREYAKILDANLSANDDVSVFAPASAFDEKRHIFRLGAQNFYPCESGAFTGEIGKAMLDEFGIKDVLIGHSERREILKESEEFLRAKFDFAAKNGWNVIYCIGENLSTNESGATKEFLSRQLENIDLGYKNLVIAYEPIWAIGTGKSASIEQIDEVLSFLKTKANVPLLYGGSVNAANIADIAGIKSCDGVLVGTASWDANNFLNLIRVVS